The segment GGGCTCGAAGGTAACGGTCGTCGAGTTGACCGATGGATTGCTGCCTGGAGCCGATCGAGATTTGGTGCGACCGTTGCATAGTCGCCTGGAAAAATTGTTTGCCTCAATTTTGCTGAGTACAAAAGTTGTTGCTCTGGTAGACAAGAAAGATTACATAGAAGTCCAACTGCAAAATGCTGATGGCAGCAAAGAACGGGTCGAATCATTCAGCCGTGTGCTGGTATCTGTCGGGCGGCGACCCAACAGTGACGGCATTGGCCTGGAGAATACCAAAGTTAAACTTGACAAACGTGGTTTTGCTCTGACCGACGAGTCGCAGCGCACCGACGATCCACATATTTTGGCTATTGGCGACGTGGCAGGTGAGCCAATGCTGGCGCACAAAGCTGCACATCAAGGCAAGGTTGCTGTCGAGGCATTGCACGATGAACCCGTGGTATTTGAACCCCGCGCCATTCCGGCGGTAGTATTTACCGATCCTGAAATCGCCTGGGCAGGGCTAACAGAAGAACAAGCGAAACGCGACGGTCGGCAAGTAGAAGTAGTGCGCTATCCTTGGGCGGCAAGTGGTCGCGCTGTTTCATTAGGCCGCACTGAAGGCCTGACGAAGTTTCTTATTGATTCCGAATCAGAGCGGTTGTTAGGCATTGGCATTGTTGGCGCTGGTGCCGGCGAATTAGTGGCTGAAGGGGTGTTGGCCATCGAGATGGGCTGTACTGCTAGAGACGTTGCGGAGTCCATTCATCCCCATCCCACATTGAGCGAAACCGTCGCCTTTGCCAGCGAGGCTTTTCTTGGCATCGCCACGGAAATCTACCGCCCGCATGCACTCGAACGCTGAACAACATGGTTCTTCTCCGGCTTCTCGGCGACGCTTGGAAGCATTTGTGGTTTCTGAAGCAGATCGAAATTTCTCTTACGCCAACCTGGGGGAGACTATTCGTCTGGCCTACCCGATGGTTCGGAAGGTACAGCGGCGTTTGGCGGTCCAATCGAAACCTGCGATGGTTAAGGCCGTGACTAATTGCATTCGACCGAGCATAGTATAATTAAGAATCGAAGTCGGGAGGCGCCTTGTAATGCGCGTGAACTTCCCCCTTTACGAATTTCCCTAAGTGCTAGATAATGTGGGAGATAAGTATAGGTGAAGCAAGTGGGTCTCAACTAGGAACTATTGGCTTATGGCCCAAGAAAAAATCGGATCGAATTCGGCAGGAAGCATTGTTGGGGACAACGGCTTTGAAAATGGCGCTTCTGACAAAAGTAGACCAAGTAACGGCGCTTCTAGTGGCGAAACCGGCTTACAAGCCGAGGAGAAGTGGCTGGACGATTCGGCCCAAGAAGCGTCGTCGTCAGTAGATGAAACCGAGGGATCGATTGCCGAAGAATCGCTAGCCGAAGCTCCCGCGGAGTTGCAGGGAGAACCACCATCGGTTAGCGCGGAGGTCGATTCCGACGTAGCAGAAACTCAAGAGTGGCTGGAATCGCTGCGCTATGTGCTGGAAAGCAAAGGTCCCGAGCGAGTTAGTTTTCTGTTGGCTAAACTTAACGAGGTGGCGCATCAGGGAGGAGTGGCACTGCCATTTAGCGCGACCACACCCTATGTAAACACCATTCCTGTCGATCGCCAGCCGCCATATCCTGGTAACCGCGAGATTGAGCGCCGAATTAAAAGCATTATTCGCTGGAATGCCATGGCGATGGTGGTACGGGCCAATCGCGAACATGATGGCATCGGCGGACACATTTCGACCTATGCTTCGGCAGCCACGCTTTACGAAGTAGCATTCAATCATTTCTTCAAAGGCCGCGGCGACGATTTCTCGGGCGACCAGGTTTACATTCAAGGGCACGCTGCTCCCGGAATTTATGCGCGGGCGTACCTGGAAGGACGCTTGACCGAAGATCAACTCACTAACTTCCGCCAAGAATTGCAGCCGGAAGGAGGACTCTCGAGCTACCCGCATCCGTGGCTCATGCCCAGCTTTTGGGAGTATCCGACGGTTTCGATGGGATTGGGTCCTATCATGGCAATTTATCAGGCTCGGTTCAACAAGTATCTGGAAGATCGTGGCATCAAAGACACACGCTTGCAGAAGGTGTGGTGCTTTGTCGGTGATGGCGAAAGTGACGAACCCGAAACGCTTGGCGCGCTAACGTTGGCCTCGCGTGAAAATCTGGACAACCTCATTTTTGTCGTGAATTGCAACTTGCAGCGGCTCGATGGCCCGGTGCGCGGCAACGGCAAAATCATTCAAGAATTGGAAGCAGTTTTCCGGGGTGCTGGCTGGAACGTTATTAAAGTCGTTTGGGGCGATGATTGGGACGCGCTGCTGGAAAAAGATGATAGTGGCTTGCTGATCAAACGCATGGGCGAAGTGGTCGACGGCGAATATCAAAAATACGTGGTCTCACCAGGCAGTTACATTCGCGAGCAATTTTTCGGGAAATATCCGGAATTGGCCAAGCTTGTCGAAAACATGTCGGATGAAAAGCT is part of the Pirellulales bacterium genome and harbors:
- a CDS encoding NAD(P)/FAD-dependent oxidoreductase: GSKVTVVELTDGLLPGADRDLVRPLHSRLEKLFASILLSTKVVALVDKKDYIEVQLQNADGSKERVESFSRVLVSVGRRPNSDGIGLENTKVKLDKRGFALTDESQRTDDPHILAIGDVAGEPMLAHKAAHQGKVAVEALHDEPVVFEPRAIPAVVFTDPEIAWAGLTEEQAKRDGRQVEVVRYPWAASGRAVSLGRTEGLTKFLIDSESERLLGIGIVGAGAGELVAEGVLAIEMGCTARDVAESIHPHPTLSETVAFASEAFLGIATEIYRPHALER